One part of the Desulfovibrio sp. genome encodes these proteins:
- a CDS encoding NlpC/P60 family N-terminal domain-containing protein, whose translation MKSRLHLPLLIACFALLAACGGKVIPTRDGTLPTWMGTLEDLRRYPQNLTEYAKAAGEDKLLISPAEQANQAARFMRLTFGPWEMVKTSTRKRDVAVLFNKARGYKDGYTRWTQSEWDAMSANAALGSFPSRSQAAIAVRNTNLRELPTNEPRFSEPTPDPKANPFDYFQYSLLPVGTPVLIAHTSRDGRWHYVECAIAGGWVADEDLAPVSAEFKHMYRNSTFAAFIRDKVNLATPMGSITANIGTILPMRGSSAAYEGADAGAQTIQLMAPVRGADGMAELAPATTTNADAVPWPMRMTPGNVAKVGNVMAGQPYGWGGMFGDRDCSALTRELLATFGIWLPRNSVSQARTGSITMLEGMPTETKEEQIMRNGVPFLSLVGMRGHIMLYLGKYNGRPVIFHNVWGVRTVEGSDTDHRFVIGRAVVTSITPGSELKNLYRTTTFADRLRTLSTPADTLQ comes from the coding sequence ATGAAATCTCGTCTTCACCTTCCCCTGCTGATCGCCTGTTTTGCCCTTTTGGCCGCATGTGGTGGCAAGGTCATTCCCACCCGCGATGGCACCCTGCCCACATGGATGGGAACCCTGGAAGACCTGCGACGCTACCCGCAAAACCTCACTGAATACGCCAAGGCCGCAGGAGAGGACAAGCTGCTTATTTCCCCGGCGGAACAGGCCAACCAGGCCGCCAGATTCATGCGTCTTACCTTTGGCCCGTGGGAAATGGTCAAAACATCTACCCGCAAACGCGATGTGGCCGTGCTGTTCAACAAGGCCCGCGGCTACAAAGACGGTTATACCCGCTGGACGCAGTCAGAATGGGACGCCATGAGCGCCAACGCCGCTCTGGGGTCATTCCCCTCGCGCAGCCAGGCAGCCATTGCAGTGCGCAACACCAACCTGCGCGAACTGCCCACCAACGAACCGCGTTTTTCAGAGCCAACCCCCGACCCCAAGGCCAATCCTTTCGATTATTTCCAGTACTCCCTGCTGCCTGTGGGTACCCCGGTTCTGATTGCCCACACCAGCCGCGACGGGCGCTGGCATTATGTTGAGTGCGCCATCGCCGGTGGCTGGGTCGCGGACGAAGACCTCGCCCCGGTAAGCGCCGAATTCAAGCACATGTACAGAAACAGCACTTTTGCGGCCTTTATCCGCGACAAGGTAAACCTTGCAACGCCCATGGGCTCCATAACCGCAAACATCGGTACCATACTGCCCATGCGGGGCAGCTCTGCAGCCTATGAAGGGGCGGATGCCGGTGCGCAGACCATTCAGCTTATGGCGCCAGTTCGTGGCGCTGACGGTATGGCGGAACTGGCCCCTGCCACAACCACCAACGCCGATGCCGTACCCTGGCCCATGCGCATGACCCCCGGCAATGTGGCAAAAGTGGGCAACGTGATGGCAGGCCAGCCATACGGCTGGGGCGGCATGTTTGGCGACCGCGACTGCTCGGCCCTCACGCGCGAGCTGCTTGCGACCTTCGGCATATGGCTGCCGCGCAACTCTGTATCGCAGGCCCGCACGGGTTCCATAACCATGCTTGAGGGCATGCCCACAGAGACCAAGGAAGAACAGATCATGCGCAATGGCGTTCCCTTCCTCAGTCTTGTGGGTATGCGTGGGCACATCATGCTGTACCTGGGCAAGTACAACGGCAGGCCCGTTATTTTCCACAACGTTTGGGGCGTGCGCACGGTTGAAGGCAGCGACACCGACCACCGCTTTGTCATCGGCAGGGCCGTGGTCACCTCCATCACGCCCGGCTCAGAGCTCAAGAACCTTTATCGCACAACCACTTTTGCCGACAGGCTGCGCACGTTGAGCACCCCGGCGGATACGCTTCAGTGA
- a CDS encoding methyl-accepting chemotaxis protein, with protein sequence MPKAPRSYIKFYFTLVSLLIINFVLTIHVVFASTFSLMPTLAAGWTVFTVLCIWFGFSCLRPMAHQLSIHRNAIDRLATGNLSGCHSSSESCSAIMRMRTYAIKDRNAISTISAYSIDFEKNSDQASTKAQTAQSDTSAINDETLLLLGEMESIDLSAREVASHVAGIATGVSQMCQSSQSIASNMKSALEAAEQVSHTARENSLRIESLGEQAAQGIVGLRNLNDSIAGVREQAVSLRTDMEALGQDSQSIGAILGVIADIADQTNLLALNAAIEAARAGESGRGFAVVADEVRKLAEKTMNATKDVETAIRSIQTMASSNLASTEHAVTAIEKSMSVAEEQIRETDSLMEAMHIVSQEVGGINSDVNALKDMMFSSSKATGEHSQASVNIEKMMTTIAEIMDNMRDRVHKGHLSVQNISQNVKSVNSTIAEMATSTIQVNSSARELTSLTKGMNKSICEFNLGDEPFDVGAIKTAHLAWRSRLEAVLQGHMFLKSAEMIDHHQCAFGKWYDGEGQRNWGNNPIFQEIGKLHEQVHALAIRIAALVEQGNKREAQDIMPEFEEVRQTLFDELDNLYLAMST encoded by the coding sequence ATGCCTAAGGCACCTAGGAGTTACATTAAGTTTTATTTCACACTTGTTAGTCTTCTTATTATTAATTTTGTCCTGACTATCCATGTAGTGTTTGCATCTACTTTTTCGTTAATGCCAACACTTGCTGCGGGTTGGACAGTATTCACTGTATTGTGCATATGGTTCGGCTTTTCTTGTTTGCGCCCAATGGCACACCAGCTTAGTATACATCGAAACGCAATAGATCGACTGGCTACTGGAAACTTGAGTGGCTGCCATAGTTCCAGTGAAAGTTGTTCCGCGATTATGCGAATGCGCACTTACGCCATTAAAGATCGAAATGCTATCTCGACTATCTCAGCTTATAGCATTGATTTTGAAAAAAACTCTGACCAAGCCAGCACTAAAGCCCAGACAGCTCAAAGTGACACTTCCGCCATTAATGATGAAACTCTGCTCCTCTTAGGTGAGATGGAATCTATTGATTTGTCCGCCAGAGAAGTTGCTAGCCATGTCGCCGGGATTGCTACAGGTGTAAGCCAAATGTGTCAATCAAGCCAATCCATTGCCAGTAACATGAAAAGTGCTCTGGAAGCTGCGGAGCAGGTATCACATACCGCCCGTGAAAACTCTCTTCGCATTGAATCACTTGGAGAACAGGCCGCACAAGGCATTGTTGGCTTACGCAACCTCAACGATTCAATCGCAGGTGTACGGGAACAGGCAGTATCTCTCAGAACGGATATGGAAGCATTAGGCCAGGACAGTCAGTCTATTGGTGCGATTTTGGGTGTTATTGCTGACATCGCAGACCAAACGAATCTCCTCGCGTTAAATGCAGCCATTGAAGCCGCCAGGGCTGGAGAATCAGGCAGGGGATTCGCAGTTGTTGCCGATGAAGTACGCAAGCTTGCAGAAAAGACTATGAATGCAACCAAAGATGTGGAAACGGCAATAAGATCTATCCAAACAATGGCCAGCAGCAATCTTGCTTCAACGGAACATGCCGTGACTGCAATCGAAAAAAGTATGAGTGTGGCCGAAGAGCAGATTCGTGAAACTGACAGCCTTATGGAAGCTATGCACATTGTGAGTCAAGAAGTCGGTGGCATTAATTCTGACGTTAATGCTCTCAAAGACATGATGTTTAGTTCTTCAAAAGCCACAGGTGAGCATTCACAAGCCTCTGTAAACATTGAAAAAATGATGACAACTATAGCTGAAATAATGGACAATATGCGCGACAGAGTCCACAAAGGGCATCTCTCAGTCCAAAATATATCTCAAAATGTAAAGTCTGTTAATTCTACAATTGCAGAGATGGCTACCAGCACCATTCAGGTCAATTCTTCGGCTAGGGAACTAACCAGTTTGACCAAAGGGATGAACAAATCCATTTGCGAATTCAACCTTGGTGATGAACCTTTTGATGTGGGTGCCATCAAAACTGCGCATTTGGCATGGCGGTCACGCTTGGAAGCGGTACTGCAAGGACATATGTTCCTGAAGTCCGCAGAGATGATCGATCACCACCAGTGCGCCTTCGGTAAATGGTATGACGGTGAAGGACAACGCAATTGGGGTAACAACCCAATCTTTCAGGAAATAGGAAAACTCCACGAACAGGTACATGCTTTGGCTATCCGCATAGCAGCCTTGGTCGAACAAGGTAACAAGAGAGAAGCACAAGACATTATGCCTGAATTTGAAGAAGTTCGCCAAACGTTGTTTGACGAGCTTGATAACCTCTATCTTGCCATGTCGACGTAA
- a CDS encoding sulfite exporter TauE/SafE family protein: protein MFILLALIAVLVGALIGTVGVGGILLIPALNGFADLPIHVSMGTSLFSFIFTGVLGTWLYQRHGSIDWGITIPVCAGALLSGYAGALCNGYASPRLLGVLLGVVIIFAGIYALLPPHQNSPENHNRRRLPLLLGIGALVGFGSGLTGVGGPVLSVPLMVILGFAPLTAIATSQVIQITAALSGTLGNVSNGAINFSVASWVTVLELGGVILGARLAHTVSTATLKKTVSVVCILVGSFVLARELLQF from the coding sequence ATGTTCATTCTTCTTGCGTTAATTGCCGTTCTTGTAGGCGCGCTCATTGGCACGGTCGGCGTTGGCGGTATTCTGCTCATTCCCGCCCTCAACGGCTTTGCCGACCTTCCCATTCATGTCTCCATGGGAACGTCCTTGTTCAGCTTCATCTTCACTGGAGTACTGGGCACATGGCTATACCAGCGTCACGGAAGCATAGACTGGGGCATTACCATCCCTGTATGTGCCGGGGCGCTGCTGTCAGGCTATGCCGGGGCGTTATGCAACGGCTACGCCTCGCCGCGCCTACTGGGGGTGCTCCTAGGCGTCGTCATCATCTTTGCAGGCATTTATGCCCTGCTGCCTCCCCACCAAAATTCCCCAGAGAACCATAACCGGCGGCGTCTGCCCCTATTGCTGGGCATAGGTGCACTGGTGGGTTTTGGTTCAGGCCTTACTGGCGTGGGCGGTCCTGTGCTTTCGGTACCGCTTATGGTCATTTTGGGATTTGCCCCGCTCACGGCCATCGCTACAAGCCAGGTCATTCAGATCACGGCAGCGCTTTCCGGTACGTTAGGCAATGTTTCCAACGGTGCCATCAATTTTTCGGTTGCGTCATGGGTGACGGTACTGGAGCTTGGCGGTGTCATTCTTGGCGCGCGCTTGGCCCATACGGTATCTACCGCAACTCTGAAAAAAACTGTTTCTGTGGTGTGTATACTCGTCGGCAGCTTTGTGCTGGCGAGGGAGTTACTGCAATTCTAA
- a CDS encoding sigma 54-interacting transcriptional regulator has product MDKKDFRFAFVSNSSAIAATVHDYAARLGIGMEISLATMEKAVPVARSLLEKGTEVILGGGATGKLLRQQLHKPVVTIARSHLDVLRALLYARRHTHHIALTCYDAPPTGWEVLEKLLGIRIVTISFTTTETLREGINQAVANGVGCVVGGGICAEIARNLGCEGVVVTPGSDVMQRALEEAVNIAVSQRLEREQAAWLRGILDSLHEGIVGVDAQGKVITCNSRATQLLEADARKTTPFVTAALRSMGIPDALQRSEQGKDTVRQVGKYEFIVNSRPILVNSEVRGAVAAFRPVEDIRSIDVKLRAHLRSKGFATRHDLDTLTGNSSVMCQLRGKARRFASTEASVLIQGETGTGKELLAHGIHAASPRCQQPFVAINCAALSETLLESELFGHDEGAFTGARRGGKDGLFALANEGSIFLDEIGDISPALQALLLRVLESGEIMRVGGDRVIPVNVRVISSSWKNLVDEVHAGRFRADLYYRLTTLSLHLPPLRHRLEDIPSIVRTLLARRGLPDHFSLHGLRMLSEYTWPGNIRELESLVCRYTLLLDNGVPDDTLLAELLEELRAMQTVPPSGTMHPLSLENDCMPSQFQQFPSPLTLKEQLEVCECSILKKTLVSTNHNRALAARTLGISSNTLWRKLKVCKLC; this is encoded by the coding sequence ATGGATAAAAAGGATTTCAGATTTGCCTTTGTTTCCAACTCTAGTGCTATTGCCGCCACGGTACATGATTATGCCGCAAGGCTGGGCATTGGAATGGAAATTAGCCTTGCCACCATGGAAAAAGCCGTCCCCGTGGCCCGTTCTCTACTGGAAAAAGGTACTGAAGTTATCCTTGGCGGCGGCGCCACTGGTAAACTTTTGCGCCAACAGTTGCACAAGCCGGTGGTCACCATCGCCCGTAGCCATCTGGATGTGCTGCGGGCGTTATTGTACGCAAGGCGCCACACGCACCACATTGCATTGACCTGTTACGATGCCCCACCCACGGGCTGGGAAGTGCTTGAAAAATTATTGGGAATACGCATTGTCACCATTTCTTTCACCACAACAGAAACCTTACGAGAGGGGATCAACCAAGCGGTGGCAAATGGCGTGGGATGTGTTGTTGGCGGTGGTATCTGTGCGGAAATAGCCCGTAACTTGGGATGCGAAGGTGTGGTGGTCACGCCGGGCAGTGACGTCATGCAAAGAGCACTGGAAGAAGCCGTTAATATTGCTGTTTCCCAACGGCTGGAGCGCGAGCAGGCAGCATGGCTGCGGGGTATTCTGGATTCCCTGCACGAAGGTATTGTGGGAGTTGACGCACAGGGTAAGGTCATTACCTGTAATTCTAGAGCCACGCAACTCCTGGAGGCGGACGCACGCAAAACCACACCCTTCGTAACCGCTGCCTTGCGCAGTATGGGTATTCCCGATGCGCTGCAACGCTCGGAGCAGGGTAAGGATACAGTACGCCAGGTGGGAAAATACGAATTTATAGTCAATTCGCGCCCCATCCTTGTCAATAGCGAAGTGCGCGGAGCCGTGGCCGCCTTCCGCCCCGTCGAAGATATCCGAAGCATTGATGTAAAGCTGCGCGCTCACCTGCGCAGCAAGGGGTTTGCCACACGGCATGATCTAGATACGCTGACAGGCAATAGCTCCGTCATGTGCCAGCTGCGCGGCAAGGCACGTCGTTTTGCCAGCACCGAAGCCTCCGTGCTCATCCAGGGGGAAACCGGTACAGGTAAGGAATTATTGGCACACGGCATTCATGCCGCCAGCCCGCGCTGTCAGCAACCCTTCGTCGCCATCAACTGCGCAGCGCTGTCGGAAACCCTGCTTGAAAGCGAGCTTTTTGGCCATGACGAAGGGGCCTTCACCGGCGCGCGACGCGGCGGCAAGGATGGGCTTTTCGCGCTAGCCAACGAAGGCAGCATTTTTCTGGATGAAATTGGCGATATTTCTCCCGCACTGCAAGCGCTGCTGCTGCGAGTGCTGGAGTCGGGGGAAATTATGCGTGTCGGCGGTGACAGGGTTATTCCGGTCAATGTGCGCGTCATCAGTTCATCATGGAAAAACCTGGTAGACGAAGTGCATGCCGGGCGTTTCCGCGCCGACCTCTACTACCGTCTGACCACACTGAGCCTACATCTGCCGCCGCTACGTCACAGGCTTGAAGATATACCATCCATCGTACGCACCTTGCTCGCTCGCAGAGGGCTGCCAGACCATTTTTCCCTACATGGCCTGAGAATGCTGTCTGAGTATACTTGGCCGGGTAATATTCGTGAGTTGGAGTCCCTAGTGTGCCGTTACACCCTGCTGCTGGACAATGGCGTCCCCGATGACACTCTGCTAGCAGAATTGTTGGAGGAATTGCGTGCCATGCAAACCGTCCCCCCCTCTGGCACCATGCACCCGTTATCCCTTGAAAATGACTGTATGCCCTCCCAGTTTCAGCAATTTCCCAGCCCTCTGACACTCAAAGAACAACTGGAGGTGTGCGAATGCAGCATTCTGAAAAAAACTCTGGTAAGCACCAACCATAATCGAGCGCTAGCCGCACGCACGCTGGGCATCAGCTCCAACACCCTTTGGCGCAAGCTCAAGGTTTGCAAACTCTGTTAA
- a CDS encoding DASS family sodium-coupled anion symporter → MEANFPLQVITTLQGVEANFQPFSKFLQNWNFFREVSMLQDSPSTTPCPRFGLARFLTTLWGNADMAGVSPKKSFLGFILAWVVFLGIILFMPQPEGLSQQGKATLAVVAWASIIWVSEAIPVGITGVAIPMLLTLSGAVDKFPKAVSGFTSNAYFICMIAFIMAAIIQVAGIDKRIAITLLHKLRIKSANSTIMGLFGVNFILSIIVPGANPRGALLLPIVNGITNLFGDTPAERAVKKHIMIQVLVYGSMISGMCILTSHLPNLVLVGLFSKELHLDISYLDWFILQWPYLGMFFLTNFWLRSHFKTKNMGIEGGAQVLTEQFKRLPQISQSEILILLIFGFTATLWMTQSWHHIPSHVVAMLGLILLFIPGIFPFTWKQIQERTIWGTLIMLGGALSMSQCMGSSGLAAWLAEHIHIFAVGHPWWLILLIIMVGTHIIRLGMLSNVAAVSLFAPILVKLAPTLGLHPVAFTMLVADTDTFAYILPTQITVAVIAYSSNTFSMADYAKAGWVSVLMAIGYGIFVMVPWYAFLGLPVWDPTAPWPF, encoded by the coding sequence GTGGAAGCGAACTTCCCCCTGCAGGTCATAACTACCCTGCAGGGGGTTGAGGCAAACTTCCAGCCCTTTTCAAAATTTCTTCAAAATTGGAATTTTTTTAGAGAGGTAAGTATGCTGCAGGATTCACCATCTACTACGCCTTGCCCTCGTTTTGGACTAGCCCGCTTTTTGACTACTCTGTGGGGTAACGCCGACATGGCGGGAGTATCTCCAAAGAAATCATTTCTTGGTTTTATTCTTGCGTGGGTTGTTTTTTTGGGCATCATATTATTCATGCCACAACCGGAAGGGCTCTCACAGCAAGGCAAGGCGACCTTGGCGGTGGTTGCATGGGCCAGCATAATTTGGGTTTCCGAAGCCATCCCTGTGGGCATAACCGGGGTAGCGATTCCCATGCTGCTTACCCTGAGCGGGGCCGTTGACAAATTTCCTAAAGCCGTTTCAGGCTTTACCTCCAATGCATATTTTATCTGCATGATAGCGTTTATCATGGCCGCCATCATACAGGTCGCAGGTATAGATAAACGCATTGCCATAACCCTGCTGCACAAACTGCGCATTAAAAGCGCCAACAGCACCATTATGGGCCTCTTCGGCGTCAATTTTATTCTTTCCATTATTGTCCCCGGAGCGAATCCCCGCGGAGCGCTGTTGCTGCCCATTGTTAACGGCATCACGAATCTTTTTGGTGATACGCCAGCCGAGCGCGCCGTAAAAAAGCATATTATGATTCAGGTGCTCGTCTATGGTTCCATGATTTCCGGTATGTGCATCCTTACTTCGCATTTGCCCAACCTTGTTCTCGTGGGTCTGTTCAGTAAAGAGTTGCATCTTGATATATCCTATCTTGATTGGTTCATTCTGCAATGGCCATATCTTGGTATGTTTTTTCTGACTAACTTCTGGCTGCGCTCACATTTCAAGACAAAAAATATGGGAATTGAAGGCGGAGCCCAGGTGTTGACAGAGCAGTTCAAGCGCCTGCCCCAGATTTCGCAAAGCGAGATTCTCATCCTGCTTATTTTTGGATTTACTGCAACACTGTGGATGACACAAAGCTGGCACCATATTCCCAGCCATGTTGTAGCCATGCTCGGCCTGATTTTACTTTTTATCCCGGGAATTTTCCCCTTCACCTGGAAACAGATTCAGGAACGCACCATATGGGGAACACTGATCATGTTGGGCGGGGCCCTCTCCATGTCTCAGTGCATGGGCAGCTCCGGTCTTGCTGCATGGCTCGCTGAACATATACACATTTTTGCCGTTGGGCATCCGTGGTGGCTGATCTTGCTTATCATCATGGTTGGCACGCACATCATCCGTCTTGGCATGCTGTCTAATGTGGCTGCGGTCAGCTTGTTTGCTCCTATTCTTGTCAAACTGGCCCCGACTCTCGGCCTGCATCCCGTGGCTTTTACCATGCTTGTGGCCGACACGGATACCTTTGCTTACATTCTGCCCACGCAGATCACTGTTGCGGTAATTGCATACAGCAGTAACACTTTTTCCATGGCTGACTATGCAAAGGCGGGGTGGGTGTCTGTCTTGATGGCTATTGGATACGGCATATTCGTTATGGTCCCTTGGTATGCATTTCTTGGGCTGCCAGTGTGGGATCCAACCGCCCCGTGGCCTTTCTAG
- a CDS encoding sulfotransferase, producing the protein MPITLDERPIFMIGAERSGTTLVMALLGSHSRIAVPEVVWYYPRFYPYLHTYGDLGKSENFRTLASEMVFGLKTPLWGMKVNPRTILDEVIELAPERSFAGLYAAMHQRFAQYSNKPRWGEKTPHNLYFIDAMHRDFPNAQFIYITRDGRDSCVDYMESSFGPTNIYCAAHSWKRCWNAVKDWRKPLSDKGLWLDVRYEDLVRKPDQIMRGVCEFLGENFETGMFDFYKTDMAKARGASRDHAPLGHAISDKYVGIYKDLLSQRDQRIFAAVAGKELEEAGYKNDVTPEMPSEKMISKYVEFDGRIRAATLDGFEGHIVFESYNDWLINQREERRKKGIWAEADNPHAFPQGDPDEEMIMGMRAWSTWKKHFSIKRQYVGDVVL; encoded by the coding sequence ATGCCCATTACACTTGATGAACGTCCCATATTCATGATCGGTGCGGAACGCTCTGGCACCACGCTGGTTATGGCGCTTCTCGGTAGTCATTCACGCATCGCTGTCCCGGAGGTCGTGTGGTATTATCCCCGCTTTTATCCGTATCTGCATACTTACGGTGATCTTGGCAAGTCCGAGAATTTCCGTACGTTAGCCAGCGAAATGGTCTTTGGTCTTAAGACCCCCCTGTGGGGTATGAAGGTTAACCCTCGGACAATCCTCGACGAGGTCATTGAATTAGCCCCTGAGCGCAGTTTCGCAGGGCTTTACGCAGCCATGCACCAGCGCTTCGCTCAATACAGCAACAAACCACGCTGGGGCGAAAAAACACCGCACAATCTCTATTTTATTGATGCGATGCACCGCGATTTTCCCAATGCCCAGTTTATTTACATTACTCGCGACGGGCGCGATTCCTGCGTGGACTACATGGAATCCTCTTTTGGCCCCACCAATATTTACTGCGCCGCCCACTCTTGGAAGCGCTGCTGGAATGCAGTTAAAGACTGGCGTAAACCGCTCTCGGACAAAGGGCTGTGGCTGGATGTGCGCTATGAAGACCTTGTGCGCAAACCAGACCAAATCATGCGTGGTGTATGCGAATTCCTTGGCGAAAATTTTGAAACGGGCATGTTCGACTTCTACAAGACTGACATGGCCAAAGCGCGTGGCGCTTCGCGCGATCACGCACCTCTGGGGCACGCCATCAGCGATAAGTATGTGGGCATTTATAAAGACTTGTTGAGTCAGCGTGATCAGCGCATTTTTGCTGCCGTTGCAGGAAAAGAACTTGAGGAAGCCGGTTACAAGAATGATGTAACGCCTGAAATGCCTTCCGAGAAAATGATTAGCAAATACGTAGAATTTGATGGACGCATCCGCGCTGCTACGCTGGACGGTTTCGAAGGGCACATTGTATTTGAAAGCTACAACGATTGGCTTATTAACCAGCGCGAAGAACGCCGCAAAAAAGGTATTTGGGCCGAAGCCGACAATCCTCATGCATTCCCGCAGGGCGACCCGGATGAGGAAATGATCATGGGCATGCGGGCCTGGAGTACGTGGAAGAAACATTTTTCCATCAAGCGTCAATATGTAGGCGATGTCGTGCTGTAG
- a CDS encoding dephospho-CoA kinase, whose product MKELRLTTTADDAGQRLDRLLSQAAPELSRAALQKAVQAGHCQIDGLPETRANAKIRAGQTIVLCLPETSTTLQAEEGHLELLWQDDHLVVCNKPAGLTVHPCPSCPEQTLVQRLLGRFPQLGKIEGQRPGIVHRLDKDTSGILLVALTEQDRLALSEAFAQREVHKEYLALVSGVPAAEGQCFEPIGRHPTAKVKMAVVPESRGGRAAHTEWKTLWSAPDRRFSLLAVRIHTGRTHQIRVHMTHVGHPLLGDRLYAPKPVQAMAPRQMLHAWRISFTHPATGAPISFACPPPDDMLLAALSACHRMRRIVVTGNPGSGKSAFTSCLADLGAPTFSADAAVAELYAPRGEAAKWIGRLNSQTSLLAPDGSVDKIALMEAMRDNPALRREVEGIVHALTHAALESFWAKQESLGAPLAVAEVPLFFESGWQHNFEPRPHVVGIRCPLSLRAQRIEANRGWPQDKLEAIEGWQWAQDRKMAACDSVVDNDGSAKALCDHAQQFLATMRAKDQKDEQALALHLARLWQ is encoded by the coding sequence GTGAAAGAACTGCGCCTTACCACAACCGCTGACGACGCGGGGCAACGCCTCGACCGGCTGCTGAGTCAGGCAGCCCCGGAGCTTTCGCGCGCGGCCCTGCAAAAGGCGGTTCAGGCTGGGCACTGCCAGATAGACGGCCTGCCCGAAACACGCGCCAATGCAAAGATACGGGCCGGGCAGACCATTGTGCTCTGCCTGCCGGAAACTTCCACGACCCTGCAGGCCGAGGAGGGCCATCTGGAACTGCTGTGGCAGGATGATCACCTGGTGGTGTGCAACAAGCCTGCGGGCCTGACAGTACACCCCTGCCCCTCGTGCCCGGAACAGACACTGGTGCAGCGCCTGCTGGGGCGGTTCCCGCAGCTGGGCAAGATCGAGGGCCAGCGCCCGGGTATCGTGCACCGGCTGGACAAGGACACCAGTGGCATTTTGCTGGTGGCCCTTACAGAGCAGGACCGTCTTGCGCTCAGCGAGGCATTTGCCCAGCGTGAGGTGCACAAGGAATACCTTGCCCTTGTCAGCGGCGTGCCCGCGGCTGAAGGACAGTGCTTTGAGCCCATTGGCCGGCACCCCACCGCCAAGGTAAAAATGGCCGTTGTGCCAGAATCGCGCGGTGGTCGCGCCGCACATACCGAATGGAAAACCCTGTGGTCTGCGCCAGACAGGCGTTTTTCGCTGCTGGCGGTACGCATCCACACCGGGCGCACCCACCAGATACGCGTGCACATGACCCATGTGGGGCATCCCCTGCTGGGCGACAGACTTTACGCACCCAAACCGGTGCAGGCCATGGCCCCGCGCCAGATGCTGCACGCATGGCGCATCAGCTTTACCCACCCCGCCACTGGCGCGCCCATAAGCTTTGCCTGCCCCCCGCCGGACGACATGCTGCTGGCCGCGCTAAGCGCCTGTCATCGTATGCGGCGCATTGTTGTTACGGGCAATCCGGGCAGCGGCAAATCTGCCTTTACCAGCTGTCTGGCCGACCTTGGTGCCCCCACCTTCAGCGCTGATGCCGCCGTGGCCGAGCTATATGCCCCCCGTGGCGAAGCTGCCAAATGGATAGGCCGACTCAACAGCCAGACTTCGTTGCTCGCCCCCGACGGTTCGGTTGACAAAATCGCACTGATGGAAGCCATGCGCGACAACCCCGCCCTGCGTCGCGAGGTTGAGGGCATTGTGCACGCCTTGACCCACGCCGCCCTTGAGTCGTTCTGGGCAAAGCAGGAATCGCTCGGGGCCCCGCTTGCTGTTGCCGAAGTACCGTTGTTCTTTGAATCTGGCTGGCAGCACAATTTTGAACCCCGGCCACATGTGGTGGGCATACGCTGCCCCCTGTCACTGCGGGCGCAGCGCATCGAGGCAAACCGCGGCTGGCCGCAGGATAAGCTGGAAGCTATTGAAGGCTGGCAGTGGGCGCAGGACCGTAAAATGGCTGCCTGCGACTCTGTGGTTGACAACGATGGCTCTGCAAAAGCTCTCTGCGACCATGCGCAGCAGTTTCTTGCAACCATGCGGGCAAAAGATCAGAAAGATGAACAGGCCCTTGCACTGCACCTTGCCCGACTGTGGCAATAA